In one window of Tissierellales bacterium DNA:
- a CDS encoding polyprenyl synthetase family protein: MHSFWSDYPEIERQLNEINNEIERAVQTPNASFREVLTPVVQNQGKMLRAAFVLIGSNFGEIDEKKAKALAASIEMFHLATLVHDDIVDEAKLRRGAQTLQSKLGKDYAVYTGDFLLMRAMMLLAEYDLNKNHIKRFLKSVDNICQGEILQYTIRYSKSVSMLDYIRVISGKTAALFALSLYIGASESGCDDKTCNLLEKIGYNIGVAFQIKDDLLDFTGDVETVGKNTQADLLKGYYTLPIILGLKKDKTGMMYKKLEALADGEIDKFDGNICDEETLKEAEAIFDRYVKKAVKLIKKLPKSNDGERKLLLEIVERLVDRTY; this comes from the coding sequence ATGCATAGTTTTTGGAGCGATTACCCAGAAATAGAAAGACAATTAAATGAGATCAATAATGAGATAGAGAGAGCAGTCCAGACACCAAATGCTTCTTTTAGAGAAGTGTTGACTCCTGTGGTTCAAAATCAGGGGAAGATGTTGAGGGCCGCTTTTGTGTTAATTGGATCAAATTTTGGAGAGATAGATGAAAAAAAAGCAAAGGCGCTAGCTGCCAGCATTGAAATGTTTCATTTAGCTACTTTAGTTCACGATGATATAGTTGATGAGGCAAAACTTAGAAGAGGAGCTCAAACACTTCAGTCTAAACTTGGAAAAGATTATGCTGTGTATACTGGAGATTTTCTTTTGATGAGGGCTATGATGTTGTTAGCTGAGTATGACTTAAATAAGAATCATATAAAGCGATTTTTAAAATCTGTAGACAATATTTGTCAAGGAGAGATACTTCAATATACTATAAGGTATTCTAAATCAGTATCTATGCTAGATTATATAAGAGTGATTAGTGGAAAAACAGCAGCATTATTCGCACTTAGTCTCTATATAGGAGCATCAGAATCAGGTTGTGATGACAAGACATGTAATTTGCTTGAAAAGATAGGTTACAATATTGGAGTTGCATTTCAAATAAAGGACGATCTACTTGATTTTACAGGAGATGTTGAAACGGTAGGCAAGAATACTCAAGCTGACTTATTGAAGGGGTATTATACGCTACCAATTATACTTGGGCTTAAAAAAGATAAAACAGGTATGATGTACAAAAAATTAGAAGCACTTGCAGATGGTGAGATTGATAAATTTGATGGGAATATTTGCGATGAAGAGACTTTGAAAGAGGCAGAAGCTATTTTTGATAGATATGTTAAAAAGGCTGTAAAACTTATCAAAAAACTTCCAAAGTCAAATGATGGTGAAAGAAAATTGTTACTTGAAATTGTTGAGCGCTTAGTTGATAGAACATACTAG
- a CDS encoding menaquinone biosynthesis decarboxylase: MAYKDLRAFVDKLREENELAEINVEVDADLEITEIADRVSKEYGKGLLFNKVKGSEFPLLINALGTYERLNMGLEVENLDDIADTILDFMDMSNYITLMDKVKSVPKLTRLAKVFPRKVKRGVCQEVVEEPNLDKLPILKCWPQDGGKYITLPLVITKDPETGQQNMGMYRMQVYDKKTTGMHWHLHKDGREIYNKYRALGYKKMPVSVAIGCDPAIIYSATAPLPKMIDELIFAGFLRNASVETVKCVTNDLQVPANAEFILEGYVDLDEIRREGPFGDHTGYYSLADDYPVFHLEKITRKKNPIYPTTIVGKPPMEDCYLGKATERIFLPLIKVQMPEIVEMNFPLEGVFHNCVIVSIKKSFPKHAFKVMQGLWGMGQMMYTKMIIIVDENVDPHDVSTVAWKVFNNIDAKRDLIVSEGPLDALDHASDTAFYGHRLGIDATKKWPSEGHKREWPDDIEMSEEIKDMVDKRWNEYGIK; this comes from the coding sequence ATGGCTTATAAAGATTTGAGAGCTTTCGTAGACAAGCTCAGAGAAGAAAATGAATTAGCAGAAATAAATGTAGAAGTTGATGCTGATTTAGAAATCACAGAGATTGCAGATAGAGTTTCGAAAGAGTATGGAAAGGGACTTTTATTCAATAAGGTAAAAGGATCAGAATTTCCGCTTTTGATAAATGCACTAGGAACATATGAAAGACTGAATATGGGACTAGAGGTAGAAAATTTAGATGATATAGCAGATACTATATTGGATTTTATGGATATGAGCAATTATATAACTCTTATGGATAAGGTAAAATCAGTGCCAAAACTTACTAGACTTGCGAAAGTTTTTCCTAGAAAAGTTAAGAGAGGAGTTTGTCAAGAAGTAGTTGAAGAGCCCAATTTAGATAAACTTCCAATACTAAAATGTTGGCCACAAGATGGAGGCAAATATATAACGCTTCCACTTGTCATAACTAAAGATCCTGAGACGGGACAGCAAAATATGGGAATGTACAGAATGCAGGTTTACGATAAGAAGACTACAGGTATGCACTGGCATTTGCATAAGGATGGTCGTGAAATTTATAACAAATATAGAGCTCTTGGTTATAAGAAAATGCCTGTATCGGTAGCGATTGGGTGCGATCCAGCTATAATTTATTCGGCAACAGCTCCTCTTCCAAAGATGATAGATGAATTAATATTTGCAGGTTTCCTTAGAAATGCTTCTGTTGAAACTGTAAAATGTGTCACAAATGATTTGCAAGTACCTGCAAACGCAGAGTTTATACTAGAGGGTTATGTAGATTTAGATGAAATCAGAAGAGAAGGACCATTTGGAGATCATACAGGTTACTATTCTTTAGCTGACGATTATCCTGTATTTCATTTAGAGAAAATCACTAGAAAGAAAAATCCTATATATCCTACAACTATTGTTGGAAAGCCACCTATGGAAGATTGTTATCTTGGAAAAGCTACAGAGAGGATTTTCCTTCCTCTTATAAAGGTTCAGATGCCAGAGATTGTTGAAATGAATTTTCCTCTAGAGGGAGTATTCCACAACTGCGTTATAGTATCTATTAAAAAGAGTTTTCCAAAGCATGCTTTTAAAGTCATGCAAGGACTTTGGGGAATGGGGCAGATGATGTATACAAAGATGATAATAATAGTTGATGAAAACGTCGATCCTCACGATGTGTCTACTGTAGCATGGAAGGTGTTTAACAATATAGATGCAAAGAGAGATTTGATTGTATCAGAAGGACCATTAGATGCGTTAGATCACGCTTCGGATACAGCTTTTTATGGTCATAGACTGGGAATAGATGCTACTAAGAAATGGCCATCAGAAGGGCATAAAAGAGAATGGCCAGATGATATAGAAATGAGCGAAGAAATAAAAGAC
- a CDS encoding FAD-dependent oxidoreductase, translated as MSISNDKSKHIVVLGGGYGGVLTAKKLAKKFKKDESVKITLIDKKPYHTLLTELHEVAANRAPEDSIRIDLKKIFAKRKVDVVLDEIKDIDFKNKQLVSEKEKYNYDVLVVGSGSKPTFFGTKGAKEYAKTLWSFEDAVNLKHHILSMFRLAAKTPNAEERKKLLSFVVVGGGFTGVEMIGELGEWKDQLCKEFYIPKEEVSLKVVDVLPTILPIFPIKLIKKSEKRLEKLGVELMTGTGVVEVGEDFVILKDGTKIASNTVIWAAGVEGSEIMENVETEKNGRNRLVANSHLQSVEHEDVFVVGDNVFYIPKGAERPVPQMVENAEHSAKLVANNVTAKIKGEELSDYEPEFHGAMVCIGGRYGVAHLGKPDKFFGLSGFLAMFVKHFINVVYFFQVAGFNKCWTYLMHEFFHVKNNRSMFGGHFAKSSPNFWLVPLRLFVGFKWLTEGLAKVPSILNDPSNIFLLPSKMDAVAGASQAAESAEHAVEAVQALPVPEFIQNIVDWSMNLMFYNVDGSFTPMASIFQAMIVLCELTFGILLIVGLFTALSSIGTVLLGMAIWSSGMAPTEMLWYLAGGVALIGGSGSTFGMDYYVLPFLKRHWKKVGFAKKWYLYTD; from the coding sequence ATGAGTATATCCAATGATAAATCTAAGCATATTGTTGTGCTTGGTGGAGGATACGGCGGGGTTTTAACAGCAAAAAAGCTTGCTAAGAAGTTCAAAAAAGATGAATCTGTAAAGATTACATTGATAGACAAAAAACCTTATCACACGTTACTTACAGAGCTTCACGAGGTGGCTGCAAATAGAGCGCCAGAAGATTCTATCAGAATCGACTTGAAGAAGATTTTTGCAAAGCGTAAGGTTGATGTGGTTTTAGATGAAATCAAAGATATTGACTTTAAAAACAAGCAATTAGTTTCAGAAAAAGAAAAATACAATTATGATGTGTTGGTTGTAGGTTCAGGTTCAAAACCAACATTTTTCGGAACAAAGGGTGCAAAGGAGTATGCTAAGACTCTTTGGTCATTTGAAGATGCAGTTAATTTGAAACACCACATATTAAGTATGTTTAGATTGGCAGCGAAGACACCAAATGCGGAAGAGAGAAAAAAGCTTCTTAGTTTCGTAGTTGTTGGTGGTGGATTTACTGGAGTAGAGATGATTGGTGAATTAGGCGAGTGGAAAGATCAGCTTTGCAAAGAGTTTTATATTCCAAAAGAGGAAGTTTCACTTAAAGTAGTTGATGTGCTTCCTACAATTTTACCTATATTCCCTATAAAGCTTATTAAGAAATCAGAGAAACGTTTAGAAAAGTTAGGCGTAGAGCTTATGACTGGTACAGGCGTTGTAGAAGTTGGAGAAGATTTTGTAATATTAAAGGATGGAACAAAGATAGCATCGAATACTGTAATTTGGGCAGCAGGTGTTGAAGGTTCTGAAATTATGGAAAATGTTGAAACTGAAAAGAATGGTAGAAATAGATTAGTTGCTAATTCACATCTACAATCAGTAGAGCATGAAGATGTATTCGTAGTTGGAGACAACGTGTTTTATATTCCAAAGGGAGCCGAAAGACCAGTTCCGCAGATGGTTGAAAATGCAGAGCATTCAGCTAAATTAGTGGCAAATAATGTAACAGCTAAGATAAAGGGCGAGGAGCTTTCAGATTACGAGCCAGAGTTCCATGGAGCGATGGTCTGTATTGGCGGACGTTATGGAGTAGCTCATTTAGGAAAGCCAGATAAATTCTTCGGTTTATCAGGATTCCTAGCTATGTTTGTAAAGCATTTTATAAATGTGGTTTATTTCTTCCAAGTAGCAGGATTTAACAAATGCTGGACTTATTTAATGCATGAATTTTTCCATGTTAAGAACAATAGATCGATGTTTGGTGGACACTTTGCAAAATCATCACCTAATTTCTGGTTAGTGCCACTTAGATTGTTTGTAGGATTTAAATGGCTTACAGAAGGACTTGCAAAAGTTCCATCTATATTAAATGATCCTAGCAATATTTTCTTATTGCCAAGCAAGATGGATGCAGTTGCAGGAGCTAGTCAGGCAGCAGAATCTGCAGAGCATGCAGTAGAGGCTGTTCAAGCGTTACCAGTTCCAGAATTTATTCAAAATATAGTTGACTGGTCTATGAACTTGATGTTCTACAATGTAGACGGTAGTTTTACACCGATGGCATCTATATTCCAAGCTATGATAGTGCTTTGTGAGCTTACATTTGGTATACTACTTATAGTTGGTTTATTTACAGCATTGTCGTCTATAGGAACTGTTTTACTTGGTATGGCTATTTGGTCATCAGGTATGGCACCAACTGAGATGCTTTGGTATCTTGCAGGTGGAGTAGCATTAATAGGCGGTTCAGGATCAACATTTGGTATGGATTATTATGTATTACCATTCTTGAAACGTCACTGGAAGAAGGTTGGCTTTGCCAAGAAGTGGTATTTGTATACGGATTAA